A single window of Blochmannia endosymbiont of Camponotus nipponensis DNA harbors:
- the trpD gene encoding anthranilate phosphoribosyltransferase: MQDILDILYRGKNLHQKQSEMLFHNIIEKKLSAIQVAAALISMKVRGETFEEIIGAVNMLLAHSKPFPRPNSLFADITGTGGDNSNTINISTASAIVASTCGAKIIKHGNCSISSLTGSTDLLEKHDVYIENSAQQALKHFDELGICFLHAPQYYTVLHHIMPIRKQLKTPTLFNIIGPLINPSKPPVTLIGAYKKELLLPMVQTLKLLKYNRAIVVHCGGIDEVGLHAPTHIAELRNDIINNYTLTASDFGLDSYPLETLCCNSRKQAYEHVINALKGKGQPAHSAVIAANVALLLTLFGYDNLRTNVQLALEKINHGIPYVRLMSLSKSRI; this comes from the coding sequence ATGCAGGATATTCTAGACATCTTATACCGAGGTAAAAATTTGCACCAAAAACAAAGTGAAATGTTATTCCATAACATTATAGAAAAAAAATTATCTGCAATACAAGTCGCTGCTGCATTGATAAGTATGAAGGTACGCGGAGAAACCTTTGAAGAAATCATAGGCGCCGTGAATATGTTGTTAGCTCATTCAAAACCCTTCCCACGTCCAAATAGCTTGTTTGCAGATATCACAGGAACTGGAGGAGATAATAGCAATACCATCAATATTTCCACAGCTAGCGCTATCGTTGCTTCAACTTGTGGCGCAAAAATCATTAAACATGGAAATTGTAGTATATCTAGCCTAACAGGATCAACAGACTTATTAGAAAAACATGATGTATACATAGAAAATAGTGCTCAACAAGCACTTAAACACTTTGACGAACTAGGTATATGTTTTTTACACGCCCCTCAATACTATACAGTACTACATCACATCATGCCAATACGCAAGCAATTAAAAACTCCCACATTATTTAATATAATAGGCCCATTAATAAATCCATCTAAACCTCCAGTCACCCTTATTGGTGCATATAAAAAAGAATTATTATTACCCATGGTTCAAACATTAAAATTACTTAAATATAATCGTGCAATAGTAGTACATTGCGGAGGAATAGATGAAGTGGGATTACATGCCCCTACTCATATAGCAGAATTACGTAATGACATCATAAACAATTATACTTTGACGGCATCAGATTTTGGATTAGATTCTTACCCACTAGAAACACTATGTTGTAACTCTAGAAAACAAGCTTACGAACACGTAATAAATGCATTGAAAGGAAAAGGTCAACCTGCACATTCAGCTGTAATAGCGGCCAATGTAGCACTGTTATTAACATTATTTGGATATGATAATCTACGTACTAATGTACAATTAGCTTTAGAAAAAATAAATCATGGTATACCTTACGTTCGTTTGATGTCTTTATCAAAAAGTAGGATATAA
- a CDS encoding aminodeoxychorismate/anthranilate synthase component II, which yields MVNVVLLDNIDSFTYNLVDQLRDNGHQVLIYTNQLPTSIIINTLLNMIDPILMLSPGPGSPSQAGCMAQLIKQLFRQIPIIGICLGYQAIIEFYGGRISQSQEIVHGKSSLIHHDNLAMFSNIPNPLLAGRYHSLIGSEIPNNLKINAYLNKHTAMAVRNDSDRICGFQFHPESILTTHGTQLIQQTIAWAMHLYKEKK from the coding sequence ATGGTTAACGTAGTATTGCTAGATAACATTGATTCATTTACATATAATTTAGTTGATCAATTACGTGACAATGGGCATCAAGTATTGATATATACTAATCAATTACCCACATCAATCATTATAAACACATTATTAAATATGATAGATCCAATTTTAATGTTATCCCCGGGTCCCGGATCTCCCAGCCAAGCTGGATGCATGGCTCAATTAATAAAACAACTATTCAGACAAATCCCAATAATTGGGATTTGTCTGGGATATCAAGCCATCATAGAATTTTATGGAGGACGCATATCACAATCACAAGAAATTGTTCACGGAAAATCTTCTCTAATACACCACGATAATTTAGCTATGTTTTCCAATATACCAAATCCTTTACTAGCAGGACGATATCATTCGTTAATAGGTAGTGAGATACCTAACAATTTAAAAATTAATGCCTATTTAAATAAGCACACAGCAATGGCAGTACGTAATGACTCTGATAGAATTTGTGGCTTTCAATTTCATCCTGAATCCATATTAACTACTCATGGAACACAACTTATTCAGCAAACTATCGCATGGGCAATGCATTTATACAAGGAAAAAAAATAA
- a CDS encoding anthranilate synthase component 1 translates to MGFTTNQTECLNIQVRYHSNPAAVFYQLCNKRNSTLLLESAEINNKNNIESMMIIDSALRITAYGTIVTVQALTKNGASLLPLLEQTFPVKVKINTTSDKIKLMFPTIQTTIDEDTRLQSISIFDCLRALLKIIQSPKNIPKAIFLGGLFSYDLISCFEPFPQLINTHKFPDYCFYLAETLLVFDHKKYTASLQTTVFNSNILEKNRLQTRMNQLKAQLNQTPQAIPYKKISNMKLHCDPNDKKYKRIIQKIQQSIRQGEILQAVPSRRFFLPCPSPLAAYHVLKTNNPSPYMFFMQDITFTLFGASPESSLKYNADTRQIEIYPIAGTRPRTYHADGSLDTDSDNRIELEMRLNHKEVSEHLMLVDLARNDLARICKAGSRYVADLLKVDRYSFVMHLVSRVVGELRHDLDVLHAYRACMNMGTLTGAPKIRAMQLIYEVEGARRNTYGGAIGYLTGSGNLDTCIIIRSAYVTNQTATVQAGAGVVIDSIPQFEADESRNKARAVLRAIATAHGAEELF, encoded by the coding sequence ATGGGATTTACAACAAATCAAACAGAATGTTTAAACATTCAAGTACGCTATCATTCCAATCCAGCAGCAGTTTTTTATCAATTATGTAATAAACGTAATTCAACATTATTATTAGAATCGGCAGAAATTAATAACAAAAATAACATAGAAAGCATGATGATTATTGACAGCGCCTTACGTATTACCGCGTATGGCACTATCGTCACTGTACAAGCTTTGACTAAAAATGGTGCAAGTTTACTCCCATTACTAGAACAAACATTTCCTGTAAAAGTAAAAATCAATACTACCTCTGATAAAATAAAATTAATGTTTCCTACAATACAAACAACGATTGATGAGGATACACGTCTACAATCAATTTCGATATTCGATTGTTTACGAGCATTATTAAAAATAATACAATCTCCCAAAAACATACCCAAAGCCATATTTTTAGGAGGTTTATTTTCCTATGATTTAATATCTTGTTTTGAACCTTTTCCACAATTGATCAATACTCATAAATTCCCAGACTACTGTTTCTACTTAGCGGAAACATTATTAGTTTTTGATCATAAAAAATATACCGCTTCATTACAAACTACTGTATTTAATTCAAACATACTAGAAAAAAATCGATTACAAACTAGAATGAATCAATTAAAAGCTCAACTTAACCAAACACCACAAGCTATTCCGTACAAAAAAATAAGCAATATGAAGTTACACTGTGATCCAAACGACAAAAAATATAAACGAATTATACAAAAAATACAACAATCTATACGTCAAGGAGAAATTTTACAAGCTGTTCCTTCAAGACGCTTTTTTCTTCCATGTCCTTCACCATTAGCAGCATACCATGTATTGAAAACTAATAATCCTAGTCCTTACATGTTTTTTATGCAAGATATAACATTTACACTTTTCGGGGCTTCTCCAGAAAGTTCTTTAAAATATAATGCAGATACTCGTCAAATTGAAATCTACCCCATCGCTGGTACACGACCCAGAACTTATCACGCTGATGGCTCATTAGATACAGACTCAGATAACCGTATAGAATTAGAAATGCGCTTAAATCATAAAGAAGTATCAGAACATTTAATGTTAGTAGATTTAGCAAGAAATGATTTAGCACGTATCTGCAAAGCAGGTAGTCGTTATGTCGCTGATTTATTAAAAGTAGATAGATATTCCTTTGTTATGCATTTAGTATCTAGAGTAGTAGGAGAATTACGCCATGATCTTGATGTACTACATGCTTATCGTGCATGTATGAATATGGGTACATTAACTGGAGCTCCTAAAATTAGAGCAATGCAACTTATTTATGAAGTAGAAGGAGCACGTCGTAATACCTATGGAGGTGCTATTGGATACTTAACTGGTTCTGGAAATTTAGATACATGTATCATCATTCGATCAGCTTACGTTACGAATCAAACTGCTACAGTACAAGCAGGAGCTGGTGTAGTAATAGATTCCATACCTCAATTTGAAGCCGATGAAAGTCGTAATAAAGCACGTGCTGTTTTGCGTGCCATTGCCACAGCACATGGTGCTGAGGAGTTATTCTGA